A window from Methylococcus mesophilus encodes these proteins:
- a CDS encoding FAD/NAD(P)-binding protein, giving the protein MNPAFPPQTIAIVGAGFSGTLVAAHLLSRAKAPLTIHLIERERSRFARGVAYSTTEDCHLLNVPAGNMSAIPDDREHFLRWAQARAAELLNCACVSEVTAAAYLPRRAYGDYIAEVLDEAERGAAPGVGLERRIDEVASLKVEGEAVDLRLASGAQLRADRVVLALGNFRPGDPSGAEAAFYRSARYHGDPWAPDVLERLLPTESCLLVGSGLTMVDWAITLNQAGYRGAIHVVSRRGLWPQPHKPGPPAAFGVEPSGAGGAVRKGLHSIRAFIRDTGADWRPAIDALRPATQTLWKSLGLSEQRRFLRHLRTLWDCHRHRLAPGIAARLAAMLDSGQLVRHVGRIRGFRDLGSQVEVAIRPRGSDRNYEFRVDAVVNCSGSESDYRRLDSPLVKDLLEKRLIRPDPLALGLDVADSGALVDAEGAASGFLFTLGPPQKGRLWETTAVPEIRGQAARLAVELLGA; this is encoded by the coding sequence ATGAATCCTGCCTTCCCACCCCAAACCATCGCTATTGTCGGCGCCGGCTTCAGCGGCACCCTGGTGGCGGCGCACCTGTTGTCCAGGGCGAAGGCGCCGCTGACGATCCATCTGATCGAGCGGGAGCGCAGCCGCTTCGCCCGCGGCGTCGCCTACAGCACCACCGAGGACTGCCACCTCCTCAACGTGCCCGCCGGGAACATGAGCGCCATTCCCGACGACCGCGAGCATTTCCTGCGCTGGGCACAGGCCCGGGCGGCTGAATTGCTCAACTGCGCCTGCGTCAGCGAAGTGACGGCCGCAGCCTATCTGCCGCGGCGGGCCTACGGCGATTACATCGCCGAGGTGCTGGACGAAGCAGAGCGCGGTGCGGCGCCCGGCGTAGGCCTTGAGCGCCGGATCGACGAGGTTGCTTCCTTGAAGGTCGAGGGCGAGGCCGTCGACCTCCGGCTGGCCTCCGGCGCGCAGCTCCGGGCCGACCGCGTCGTGCTGGCGCTGGGGAATTTCCGCCCCGGCGACCCGTCCGGCGCCGAAGCCGCGTTTTACCGCAGCGCCCGCTACCACGGCGACCCTTGGGCGCCCGATGTATTGGAAAGGCTCCTCCCCACCGAGTCCTGCCTCCTGGTGGGCAGCGGCCTCACCATGGTCGACTGGGCCATCACCTTGAACCAGGCCGGCTACCGCGGCGCCATCCATGTCGTTTCGAGACGCGGTCTGTGGCCTCAGCCCCATAAGCCGGGTCCGCCGGCGGCGTTCGGCGTTGAGCCCTCCGGTGCCGGCGGGGCCGTCCGCAAAGGCCTGCACAGTATCCGGGCTTTCATCCGCGACACCGGCGCCGACTGGCGTCCCGCGATCGACGCGCTGCGGCCGGCGACCCAGACGCTATGGAAGAGTCTCGGACTCTCGGAGCAGCGCCGCTTCCTGCGCCATCTGCGCACGTTGTGGGATTGCCACCGCCATCGGCTGGCGCCCGGCATCGCCGCGCGGCTGGCCGCGATGCTGGATTCCGGGCAACTGGTCCGCCATGTGGGACGCATCCGCGGCTTTCGCGATCTTGGCAGCCAGGTCGAAGTCGCCATCCGGCCGCGGGGAAGTGATCGGAACTATGAGTTCCGTGTCGATGCGGTGGTGAACTGTTCCGGTTCGGAGAGCGATTACCGCAGGCTCGACAGTCCCCTGGTCAAGGATCTGCTGGAAAAGCGGCTGATCCGGCCGGACCCGCTGGCGCTGGGGTTGGATGTCGCCGACAGCGGTGCCTTGGTCGACGCGGAAGGCGCCGCGTCCGGGTTCCTGTTCACCCTCGGACCGCCGCAGAAGGGGCGGTTGTGGGAAACCACGGCAGTGCCGGAAATACGGGGGCAGGCGGCCAGGCTGGCGGTGGAACTGCTGGGAGCTTAG
- a CDS encoding type II toxin-antitoxin system VapC family toxin: MRLLLDTHIALWAITDSPRLPARARELILAPASEIFVSAASVWEITIKHSLNRGNMPVSGTEAARYFKEAGYVLLPITADHAAATGTLPHIHADPFDRILIAQAITEPLRLMTCDATVAKYGDLMLPV, translated from the coding sequence TTGAGGCTGCTGCTCGACACGCACATCGCCCTGTGGGCGATCACGGACAGTCCAAGACTACCTGCCCGGGCACGCGAACTGATCCTTGCACCGGCATCGGAGATTTTCGTAAGCGCCGCGTCGGTTTGGGAAATTACCATCAAGCATTCGCTCAACCGCGGCAATATGCCGGTTTCCGGCACCGAAGCCGCCCGCTATTTCAAGGAGGCCGGCTACGTCCTGCTCCCGATTACCGCCGATCATGCCGCCGCTACCGGGACGCTGCCCCATATCCACGCCGATCCCTTCGACCGCATTCTGATCGCTCAGGCGATCACGGAACCGCTCAGGCTGATGACCTGCGATGCGACCGTGGCAAAATACGGCGACCTGATGCTACCGGTCTGA
- a CDS encoding type II toxin-antitoxin system Phd/YefM family antitoxin codes for MSTVNMLEAKTHLSKLVEQVESGQEQEIVIARNGKPAARLVRIGKAPATDKRIGVAKGAFVVPDDIDADNAMIAKLFGMVAN; via the coding sequence ATGAGCACCGTCAACATGCTGGAAGCCAAAACCCATCTGTCGAAGTTGGTGGAACAGGTGGAATCCGGCCAGGAACAGGAAATCGTCATCGCCCGCAACGGCAAGCCCGCTGCCAGGCTGGTGCGCATCGGCAAGGCGCCTGCGACGGACAAGCGCATCGGCGTCGCCAAAGGCGCCTTCGTCGTGCCGGACGACATCGATGCGGATAACGCCATGATCGCGAAACTCTTCGGCATGGTCGCAAATTGA